A genome region from Neofelis nebulosa isolate mNeoNeb1 chromosome 14, mNeoNeb1.pri, whole genome shotgun sequence includes the following:
- the ZHX1 gene encoding zinc fingers and homeoboxes protein 1, whose product MASRRKSTTPCMVLASEQDPDLELISDLDDGPPVLTPVDNTRAESISSDEEVHESVDSDNQQNKKVEGGYECKYCTFQTPDLNMFTFHVDSEHPNVVLNSSYVCVECNFLTKRYDALSEHNLKYHPGEENFKLTMVKRNNQTIFEQTINDLTFDGSFVKEENSEQAEPTEVSSGISISKTPIMKMMKNKVETKRITVHHNSVEDVPEDKENEIKPDREETVENPSSSASECNTSTSVANRIHPGAASTVVTPAAVLPGLAQVITAVSAQQNSNLIPKVLIPVNSIPTYNAALDNNPLLLNTYNKFPYPTMSEITVLSAQAKYTEEQIKIWFSAQRLKHGVSWTPEEVEEARRKQFNGTVHTVPQTITVIPTHISTGSNGLPSILQTCQIVGQPGLVLTQVAGTNTLPVTAPIALTVAGVPNQTNVQKSQAPAAQPVAETKPATAAAPPPQLVKHESAVANPDSFGIRAKKTKEQLAELKVSYLKNQFPHDSEIIRLMKITGLTKGEIKKWFSDTRYNQRNSKSNQCLHLNNDSSTTIVIDSSDETAESPTVVTSQPKQSWNPFPDFTPQKFKEKTAEQLRALQASFLNSSALTDEELNRLRAQTKLTRREIDAWFTEKKKSKALKEEKMEIEESNAGSSKEEAGEASPRDESGAPKPGSTGKVCKKTPEQLHMLKSAFVRTQWPSPEEYDKLAEESGLARTDIVSWFGDTRYAWKNGNLKWYYYYQSANSSSVNGLSSLRKRGRGRPKGRGRGRPRGRPRGSKRMNNWDRGPSLIKFKTGTAILKDYYLKHKFLNEQDLDELVNKSHMGYEQVREWFAERQRRSELGIELFEENEEEDEVIDDQEEDEEETDDSDTWEPPRHVKRKLSKSDD is encoded by the coding sequence ATGGCAAGCAGGCGAAAATCCACAACACCCTGCATGGTCCTTGCCAGTGAGCAAGATCCAGACCTTGAGTTGATATCAGATTTGGATGACGGTCCTCCTGTACTTACACCTGTAGACAACACCAGGGCAGAGAGTATCTCAAGCGATGAAGAAGTTCACGAATCTGTGGATTCTGacaatcagcaaaataaaaaagttgaaggTGGCTATGAATGTAAATATTGTACTTTTCAAACCCCAGATCTAAATATGTTTACTTTTCACGTGGATTCAGAACATCCCAACGTAGTGCTAAACTCATCCTATGTTTGTGTCGAATGCAATTTTCTTACCAAAAGGTATGATGCACTTTCTGAGCATAATCTGAAATATCACCCAGGAGAGGAGAATTTTAAGTTGACTATGGTGAAACGAAATAACCAGACAATCTTTGAACAGACAATAAATGATCTGACCTTTGATGGGAGTTTTGTTAAAGAGGAGAACTCAGAGCAAGCTGAACCAACAGAAGTCTCTTCAGGAATATCTATCAGTAAAACTCCAATTATGAAAATGATGAAGAATAAAGTAGAGACCAAACGGATCACAGTTCACCACAACTCAGTGGAAGATGTTCCTGaagacaaagagaatgaaatcaaaCCGGATCGTGAAGAAACTGTGGAAAATCCAAGTTCTTCGGCTTCTGAATGTAACACGAGCACTTCCGTTGCGAACAGAATACATCCAGGTGCTGCCAGCACCGTCGTGACGCCAGCAGCGGTTCTTCCTGGGTTAGCACAGGTGATAACCGCCGTCTCGGCCCAGCAGAATTCCAATCTGATTCCCAAAGTCTTAATCCCTGTTAATAGCATTCCTACCTACAATGCTGCATTGGATAACAACCCCCTTTTGCTTAACACCTACAACAAATTCCCTTACCCGACAATGTCAGAAATTACTGTTCTCTCTGCTCAAGCAAAATACACAGAGGAACAGATCAAGATATGGTTTTCAGCCCAACGCCTAAAACATGGTGTCAGCTGGACTCCTGAGGAAGTAGAGGAGGCGAGAAGAAAACAATTCAACGGAACAGTACACACTGTACCTCAGACCATAACTGTTATTCCCACCCACATTTCCACAGGGAGTAACGGTTTACCATCCATTTTACAGACATGCCAAATAGTTGGTCAGCCAGGTCTGGTCCTTACACAAGTGGCGGGAACAAACACCCTGCCGGTGACAGCACCTATAGCCTTGACAGTGGCAGGGGTTCCGAATCAAACAAATGTGCAAAAGAGTCAGGCACCTGCCGCGCAGCCCGTTGCAGAGACAAAGCCGGCGACGGCAGCCGCTCCCCCTCCTCAGCTTGTCAAACACGAAAGCGCAGTGGCCAACCCTGATTCGTTCGGCATTCGGGCAAAAAAGACGAAAGAGCAACTGGCAGAACTGAAAGTTAGCTACCTTAAAAATCAGTTTCCCCACGATTCAGAAATTATCAGACTTATGAAGATCACAGGCCTGACtaaaggagagattaaaaaatggTTTAGCGACACAAGGTACAACCAGAGAAATTCAAAGAGTAACCAGTGCTTGCATCTCAACAACGATTCCTCCACCACGATCGTTATAGACTCCAGCGACGAAACCGCGGAATCCCCAACCGTTGTCACTTCACAGCCCAAACAGTCCTGGAATCCTTTTCCCGACTTTACTCCCCAGAAGTTTAAAGAGAAGACTGCGGAGCAGCTTCGTGCTCTTCAGGCAAGTTTTCTCAACAGCTCCGCGCTTACAGATGAAGAATTAAATAGGTTAAGAGCGCAAACCAAACTTACCAGAAGGGAGATCGATGCTTGGTTTacagagaagaagaaatcaaaagctttaaaggaagagaaaatggaaatagagGAAAGTAATGCAGGTAGTTCCAAAGAAGAAGCTGGAGAAGCTTCTCCCAGAGATGAATCTGGTGCACCTAAGCCCGGGAGTACAGGCAAGGTGTGTAAAAAAACACCCGAGCAGTTGCACATGCTTAAAAGCGCATTTGTCCGAACGCAGTGGCCGTCGCCAGAGGAGTATGACAAGCTGGCCGAAGAAAGCGGGCTTGCGAGAACAGACATAGTTAGTTGGTTTGGGGACACCCGTTATGCTTGGAAAAATGGAAACTTAAAATGGTACTATTACTATCAAAGCGCCAATTCGAGTAGTGTCAATGGCCTGTCTTCCCTAaggaaaagggggagagggaggcccaaaggaaggggaagaggaagaccGCGCGGGCGGCCGAGAGGGAGCAAGAGGATGAACAACTGGGACAGGGGGCCGTCactcataaaatttaaaactggaaCTGCAATACTTAAGGATTATTACCTGAAGCACAAATTTCTTAACGAGCAAGACCTTGACGAACTTGTTAACAAATCACATATGGGCTACGAGCAGGTCAGAGAGTGGTttgcagaaagacagagaagatcAGAGTTAGGTATAGAATTATttgaggaaaatgaggaggaaGATGAAGTCATCGATGATCAGGAAGAGGACGAAGAAGAAACCGATGATAGTGACACTTGGGAACCCCCACGACATGTGAAGCGGAAGCTTTCTAAATCAGATGACTGA